In Procambarus clarkii isolate CNS0578487 chromosome 13, FALCON_Pclarkii_2.0, whole genome shotgun sequence, the genomic stretch tattaatatacaagaaggtacattgggtttatgagagtacatagcactgatggttttacattcttgtaaagccactgtaacttgcttagctaaatgaattgtggggttcagccccctgagcccattatgtgcctctgtaacccttttcactaccgcccacaagatgggtatggggtgcataataaatgaactaaactaaactaaccacTAACATGCATTAGCGTTTCGCGCAGGCACAGGCATAGTGTATAACTTAGAATTTCGTGTGTGATAATTGCTGATTTCAGCCATGTTGCCCCTTCCCCCTTTTTTGCGTTTTGAActcaatttatattttaatctcaATTTGGATTAagctttagtctaagtgtttttttccccacaccttgcccgaaacgctgtgcgtattagtggctttaggtattgtgtgtactagctctataaatccaacattaatgtatgtatgtacttttacatgaataaacattttgattttgattttgatatACTTGCTCTACCTctaaatccaacattctgcttgtaactcaatatgtatgtatgcaaatttacctaaataaaaatgtatttattatatatacgcagGGCCTTCAGTATTaacctgtattaaataaataaatggataCGAAGGTTCCTGTATACGAAATAAACCGTGAACGAAGTTGCCATATTTGTACGGAACAAAGGTATTCGAAACGCTCATGAACGATTTGACTTATCACATCGTACACAAGACGGTCCACCAATGGATTGCAaaacctacctaagctaacctaacctcacccaaATTAACCTAACCATACCCAAGCTAACCTAACCTCAACCAACAGAGCCAAACACAACCTAACCTAGCGATAAATACAGTTTTAACACCGAGAACAGAAGCGTAGTCGAATCGTCTGGTGGTGTACTTGCATGTGTGgggccagaggaggaggaggaggacgccaGCCATGGAGAACATCCCCAAGGACTTGAGGAACCTGCGGGCCTGTCTCGTGTGCTCCCTCGTCAAGGTGACCACTCACCCCACAAATACTCCCACACAACTTCACACTCGGGTTACATAGACCAAAAACACCGGTCACCTTAATACTAAAACCCCGTGATTTGAAATTCACTTTCCGGTAGGCCTAGCTTATTttcgggtatatgtatgatatttTCAGGAAGGAGTTGTGGAATAGTTTAAGTTTTCAGGTCTCAAGGATAATTGAATGATACCCTAGAAATATTAGCATAAATTGGTAAGTAGTGAATGGCTTGGTGGTCTCTGGCTCACGGGGTTTTATGGTAATAACAActatttatttatacaaaatacacgtaggtataataataataattcttttTGTCGGGAACAGACAgctggtgaatatatatatacataggcttatatcgaggtgtcCCACAAGGGGGAGCTACTGACCCTCTCCACGATGCAACCCCACGAcacactaactcccgggtacctatttactgctgggtggacAGGGGCATCAGGTGATGGGTAATGCAAccaccaaccatttctgtcctgcccgggataTAAACCTGGAATTCTCAATTGTGAGTTGAGCACGAACTCGACTGAACTACAGGGACCCTATGCTATATAAGTTTATGTATAGGTTccgtatttatatatttttgtgaAGCTACTGATCACAGGCAACATTTTGGGTAAAATATGGTTAAAATGAGCTCAACAGTAATCCTTCAATGTTATCACTACTCGTTAAGCAAACCTGTTATTCTTACTTAACCTTGCTGTACCTAATGAAAATAAAATGCAATGCGTTTGTCGTCATCGGGTCGCCTcggaatgtttttctcgtacagtACAATATTATTGTGGGTTTCAGGTAGGTAATTTACCTACTttcttaccttgcagtaaatgttAATTTTTCTTTACAAGTAAATTGAGGGTTCATAACAACTACTGTACTTTTGAAACTGGTTTTCTGAAGTGGTGGAAGAAGCAAGGGTGCTGCTGTCAATGTATTGAACTGTATTGctagaatacaacattgttggctTAATGTTGGCTTGTAGTGTGGAACATGAGATGAATGGATGTAGTTCAAGTCTCTCTACTCTAATAAACCCAATGTATCTTGTACaggtatataaataaatgaatagtTATTTTCATATCATTATTCTATCATATAGGTCATGAAAGGTTAAGACAGATTTAAAATTTTGGTAATACAAAATGTTCCAATTAATACTTTTGTTATTGTTAGGGGTTtttgttattatttaatttaaattttacaAAAAATCTTGCCATACTAATTATCTGAGACAGAAAGTTGCAATATTTTTAATTTTAGACATTTTATGGTAAAAAAAAGAATTGATGAAGTTTTGATAGCAAATTTTGTGTATACAAAATTATATAATACAGTACCTTAGAATAAAGTGATTTTTATAGGTCCCATAGTGATAATGCTATTGAAACACTTTTTTGTCTTTAAAAATATATTTGGTAGACTTTGGAAATGTTCGAGACTGATGGCTGTGACAACTGCGATGAATTTTTACGCATGAAACAGAATCGTGACCAAGTGTATGACTGTACGTCTTCAAATTTTGATGGGTAAGTAGTCAGAAATGTAGTACAAAATACAGTACAATGCTGGCTTATTAATCATAGATATTCCTGTACAGTATTAACCTTTGGAGTGTGGCATTAATTTAAGTACATCACTGTTAATTGtgctcatttttttttctacatTTTAGTACAGTACTCTatcatttttttttggggggggggggtgctgcagCATTACCAAACATCTTTCAGATGAAGCTTGAGTTTTTTATAATGTTTCTGTGAAGGGTAGGTTACCTTTTGTTGTTTCCGAGGATCAACTTCCCATAGCCCAGCCTTTAACCAGGACTcgcggttggtggtctggtcaaccagactgttagatGCTGCTTGCAGCctaatgtatgaatcacagcccagttgatcagatatccttgtTCCCAATGGGTAAGGTAAATCATCCTATACTTAACGTGACAAAAATGTCTTGATGATGATGGAGCACTAGATTTTGAGTACAACCAAGGCACTGCCACGGAAACTGTATTTGATCTGTTTTAAGATAAGGCAACTGAATTACTGATGTTACTGTATCCTATAAAAAGGGCAGATCATCCAAATCTCTAAGTTATCTAATGTTATCTAAATTCTCCAATTACAAAATCTGATAAAAGATTCAGTCTCTAATGATTCAGGTAATCAAACATTCATTGTACAGCTATAAATGTTtctgatatacagtactgtagcgTTAGTAATACTGTATATTTGTTTGTGGGATGGAGGCTGACAAAAGacaatttattaattgtattaataatatataaaaagtggTTTTCTTTGTTTCAGCTTCATTGCACTGATGAGTCCAGAAGATAGTTGGGTTGCAAAGTGGCAACGCATCAGTGAGTATTTGTAGCTTAATCTATTAAAATTTCTTGATTATTTCATGCTCTTTTTGACCTGCCATAATTAATAAGTAATGCATTCTTGGTGTCACTTACCAACCAACTGCTGAAACTACGGATTAGATTTATATACTACAGTTGTACTGTAATTCCATTCATGGCTATTTTTTAATGtcccttcaaatttatcatatttTATCAAACAAAAATTTCTTGAAACTTCAGTTACTGTATTTGATTTTCTTGAGTGCACTTTTTATATTTATGCTTCTAGACAGTGGCAGTGCAGTAAATTACCATTATTTGTTTTTGTTAACGAGTGCATTAGTTATGAGTTTACTTGATTCGTAGCATCAAGAGATAGTGATCAGGAGTATAGGTTAGTTCTAGCAACAGTGCATGCCAACTCTATAGTTTAATATTAATGAACCTCATCAAATATATTATCTTTTATTGTGTTCTTGGTTATTTTTGCTTTTGACAGAATTTAGTCCACTAACACTACTTTATCAAATTTGCagcattatgaatagtatttgcataCCTATTGGCATTATGTATAGTATAATGACATTTGAACAGATTCATTTTGAACACCATCTGCTGGAGCCATGATTTCCATTGCACCCAATAATGTATATGCTATTTATACCATACAATGTTTTCAGTAGTTTCATTGGAACATGGTTTTCACACTTTAATACAAAAATCATTTGATAAAGTGTAATTTTAAATATTTTCTTATCTGCATATTGTTTGTGGGGGGGAGTGAGCATGGTATGGTCCAACAAATACATGCGTTCATTCCAGTGGAAGTGTTCTGTTACTCTGCATTTCAACTGAATATAATGatcatatgttgaccaaaccacacactagaaagtgaagagacgacgacgttttggtctgtcctggaccattatcaagtcgattgtgataatgatCCAGAACAGACACAATCAACTCTATAAcggtccaggacagactgaaacgtcgttgtctcttcactttctagtttgGTCAAGATttttcagctacgttattgtgactcttcatctgcatAATGATCATACTTCTGAAATGGACTCCTTCCATTTGAGTGGTAGCTCTTTCTACAGCTTGGCTTCATTTCTCTTATAAAGAGGTAATTTTTAGATATTTTATAAGAAAGTGGGGTCTGTTTTAACAGTTTAATCTTTGCCAATAGATCGTTGCTCAAGGGGAATGTATGCCATCTCCATCACGGGCAGGCTGCCAGCAACAGTTGTACGAGAGATGAAGTCACGAGGAATTAAGTATAGGTCGAGAGACATGACAAAATTGTAAAGCAAGTTTGTTTTATGTTAAGattactttcatattttctttACTCCTTATATTCCATTATAATATCAGGAGAAATGTGTT encodes the following:
- the spt4 gene encoding transcription elongation factor SPT4-A: MENIPKDLRNLRACLVCSLVKTLEMFETDGCDNCDEFLRMKQNRDQVYDCTSSNFDGFIALMSPEDSWVAKWQRINRCSRGMYAISITGRLPATVVREMKSRGIKYRSRDMTKL